Within Dysosmobacter sp. Marseille-Q4140, the genomic segment GGTAAAACAGGACGGGGTATTTGTCTGCCAGTCCTGCGGCACGAAATACTCCATTGAAGAAGCAAAGAAAATGATGGTGGAAGGAACTGTTGATGTTTCTGGCAGTACAGTTAAGGTTGATAGTTCCGACGAGCTCAACAATTTATACCAAATCGCACGTCGCGCACGAGATGAAAATAATGCTGAAAATGCAGCCAAATACTACGATATGATTTTAGTTAAAGACCCTACGAGCTGGGAGGCGACTTTCTACGTAGTGTATTTTCAAGCGAGCAACTGTAGAATAGCTCAAATACAATCTGCGGCAATCTCTGTAGCTAATTGTATTAAAAGTGCGTTGAGGTTAATCAAAGAAAACGTCGAAAATGTGGACGAACAAGTTGAATACATACAAGAAATCTCACTGCATAGTATGAACTTGGCGACACAGCTATACATAGCAGCAACTAAAACGGTATGAACTTGCGTCGCAAAGTTATTTTACCACGAACAATTAGAAAAAACAATTCAAAAAGCACAGAGAGGACGGTACACCAGCGTACCGCCCTCTCTCATTTTGTATTCCATTGGCAATTCCATTTCTTTCTGATATTCAGCAGCCATAGATTAAATGGTAGGCTTCAATAAACATTTCATCTGTCCATTTTTCAAGTTCTTCATCGGTGAGCCAGTGTCCGTCGCTACATAGCCAGCCATGCTCTTCAATCGCTAAACACACACCTTCAATCATGCCAATCGTTTCATCCGCTATATAATTCGTATTCATACTGACTTTACTCCTTTTCTGATTTTTGAAAAATGCACTTCAAATTAGGCATCCTTCTTTTCCAGTTGCTCGGCCTGGGCCTTCTTCTCTTCCTGCTTCTTCTGGAAGGCCGCAAGGTCAATCACCTTGGGGGCGTTGTTGCCGAAGTCGGGCAGCTCCTTGTACTTTGGGAACTGGGCCTTGAACCAATCCAACACGAACTTGTAGGGGCTGGGCTGCTGCTGGGAGCACTCCTTAACCACCTTAAACTGGGCCAGCAGCTCGTCGGCGTTCTTAAACACGCTCATGTACTGCTCCATGTGCTTGTAGGTCAGGTTCTTGGTGGGACGGGCCTTCTTTGGAGCGCGGCGGGTCTTGCGGATAATTGTCAGGCCAGGGAAGTCGGCGCGGAGTTGCAGAAACAGCTTGTATTCCTCGGAGTTAGGATTGTTGAGGGCTTCCTCGAAAGCCTTGCTCATGGTCAGGGTGTTGTTCACAAAATCAATCTTGTAAGTGTTGTTCTTCATG encodes:
- a CDS encoding TFIIB-type zinc finger domain-containing protein; protein product: MKQLTCEMCGSTDLVKQDGVFVCQSCGTKYSIEEAKKMMVEGTVDVSGSTVKVDSSDELNNLYQIARRARDENNAENAAKYYDMILVKDPTSWEATFYVVYFQASNCRIAQIQSAAISVANCIKSALRLIKENVENVDEQVEYIQEISLHSMNLATQLYIAATKTV